From one Sulfurimonas sp. HSL-3221 genomic stretch:
- the gspG gene encoding type II secretion system major pseudopilin GspG, with protein MQSKKVYRGAARRAFTLMELMIVIIILGLLAALVMPNLIGKSEEAKQKLVCVQMKGIKNALDMFRLDNGNYPDAEEGLEALAKNPDAEKYPNYSSGGYFQDGVLPKDPWKNRYIYVPGEEGINLISLGADRKEGGSAESKDITYAECIKQ; from the coding sequence ATGCAGAGCAAAAAAGTCTACCGGGGTGCGGCCCGCCGGGCGTTTACGTTGATGGAGCTGATGATCGTCATCATCATTCTGGGGCTGCTGGCGGCGCTGGTCATGCCGAACCTGATTGGCAAGAGCGAAGAGGCGAAACAGAAACTCGTCTGCGTCCAGATGAAGGGGATCAAGAACGCCCTGGATATGTTCCGGCTCGATAACGGAAACTACCCCGACGCGGAGGAGGGACTCGAGGCTCTGGCGAAGAACCCGGATGCGGAGAAGTACCCCAACTACAGCTCGGGCGGCTATTTCCAAGACGGCGTCCTGCCCAAAGATCCCTGGAAGAACCGCTACATCTACGTCCCGGGCGAAGAGGGGATCAACCTGATCTCGCTGGGGGCTGACCGCAAAGAGGGCGGCAGCGCGGAGAGCAAAGATATCACCTATGCCGAGTGCATCAAGCAGTAA
- a CDS encoding prepilin-type N-terminal cleavage/methylation domain-containing protein: MPSASSSKRGFTLFELLLVVVLIAILYGVFINKLTTGRTPTAGKGAVTLETLRSYLALFRTEQGEVSLVCPEPCAQCSVFVDGQPVEGADITLFKQEPTVYRKDRYGQFVPFTFVPVRRGETDVVNVCFAFRLRANDSSSSYIVESEERFYLFDAYGEPTRSFEALDDAAAAYNRTELIPDDKRVYDF; encoded by the coding sequence ATGCCGAGTGCATCAAGCAGTAAGAGGGGGTTTACCCTCTTCGAACTGCTGCTGGTCGTCGTACTGATCGCCATCCTCTACGGCGTTTTTATCAACAAGCTGACAACGGGCCGCACCCCGACGGCGGGAAAAGGGGCCGTCACGCTGGAGACGCTGCGCTCCTATCTTGCCCTTTTCCGGACGGAGCAGGGGGAGGTGTCGCTCGTCTGTCCGGAGCCCTGTGCGCAGTGCAGCGTCTTTGTCGACGGCCAGCCGGTGGAAGGGGCGGACATTACCCTTTTCAAGCAGGAACCCACCGTCTACCGCAAAGACCGGTACGGCCAGTTCGTGCCCTTCACCTTCGTGCCCGTGCGCCGGGGGGAGACGGATGTCGTGAACGTCTGCTTCGCCTTCAGGCTCCGGGCGAACGACAGCAGCTCGAGCTATATCGTCGAATCGGAAGAGCGCTTCTACCTGTTTGACGCCTACGGGGAACCGACGCGGAGTTTCGAGGCGCTCGACGACGCGGCGGCGGCTTACAACCGTACGGAACTGATACCCGACGACAAACGGGTCTACGACTTTTAA
- a CDS encoding PDZ domain-containing protein produces the protein MKQRINPLWVRRFIVLAILAAVAKALMLVLATQLPYGGVEPTVATGDSLSYSRYAPSRLFGIEAHKAAPKSSGKQTEVYRLDALTLRGIYLEAHNAFILVEEGVKTELFSIGDRYKRYTLVDILPAKAIFEKDGQRYALAFKEENMGPVATAAVPSSSVVTQNGFTSIKRKEVRYYSEHFDAIWQNIKIQEVYRNKKLTGFEVKWIKKDSIFAKMGLQEHDIITGINGKPLTSVAEVLKLYKNMDQIDNLTLDIQRNNTERQLDYAIYD, from the coding sequence ATGAAACAACGTATTAATCCGCTCTGGGTACGGCGCTTCATCGTTCTGGCCATCCTTGCCGCCGTCGCCAAAGCCCTGATGCTCGTGCTGGCAACGCAGCTTCCCTACGGGGGCGTGGAGCCGACCGTCGCCACGGGGGACAGCCTCAGCTACTCCCGCTACGCGCCCTCGCGTCTCTTCGGGATCGAAGCGCACAAAGCCGCGCCGAAAAGCAGCGGCAAGCAGACCGAGGTTTACCGCCTCGACGCCCTGACGCTCCGGGGGATCTACCTCGAAGCGCATAACGCCTTCATCCTCGTCGAAGAGGGAGTGAAGACCGAACTCTTCTCCATCGGCGACCGTTACAAGCGCTATACCCTCGTCGACATCCTCCCCGCCAAAGCGATCTTTGAAAAAGACGGGCAGCGCTATGCCCTCGCCTTCAAAGAGGAGAACATGGGGCCTGTCGCGACCGCCGCGGTGCCGTCATCATCCGTTGTCACCCAGAACGGCTTCACCTCCATCAAACGCAAGGAAGTGCGCTACTACTCCGAACACTTCGACGCGATCTGGCAAAACATCAAAATCCAGGAGGTCTACCGGAACAAGAAGCTCACCGGCTTCGAGGTCAAATGGATCAAAAAGGATTCGATCTTTGCTAAAATGGGACTACAGGAGCACGACATCATTACCGGCATCAACGGCAAACCCCTCACCTCCGTGGCAGAGGTGCTAAAGCTCTACAAGAACATGGACCAGATCGACAACCTGACCCTGGATATCCAGCGAAACAACACAGAAAGGCAGCTTGACTATGCAATTTACGACTAA
- a CDS encoding type II secretion system F family protein, whose product MVFAYRGLLQDGKKTKGVLEAADLEEAKKRLRSQGVFYTKLEAEKRAAVGRLNFSRKKVAGANELSILSRDLSIYIKSGISIVNALKLARNQYAKNKKMTNFLSSIITMLDEGKSFYQALERQNILALPEFYKQSIRVSEESGILQEVLLEMAIFLKEQDRISKQIKSAFAYPSFIIVVSIFMVAFMITFVVPKITGIFDQLDQELPPVTQFVIATGDFFTAHWIGLVVGIVALIGLFASAMKYNRPFRFGVHLLQLKLPFFGQVVQTSELGRFSYIASVLIRSGVPFAQTINLSANVLHNQVLQRKFAGASDRVVEGSKLSNALLREGFEIDPSFAQAIALGEETSEVTAILQNLSELYFEENKDKIGLFLSLLEPMLMLLVGGVIGFIVTAMLLPIFSMNIS is encoded by the coding sequence ATGGTATTTGCCTATCGGGGCCTGTTGCAAGACGGCAAGAAGACGAAGGGGGTCCTTGAAGCCGCCGACCTGGAGGAGGCGAAAAAGCGCCTCCGCTCCCAGGGGGTCTTCTATACCAAGCTCGAAGCGGAGAAACGCGCCGCCGTCGGCCGTCTGAACTTTTCGCGGAAAAAAGTCGCCGGGGCGAACGAGCTCTCCATCCTCAGCCGCGACCTCTCCATCTACATCAAATCGGGCATCTCCATCGTCAACGCCCTGAAACTCGCCCGGAACCAGTATGCGAAAAACAAGAAGATGACGAACTTCCTCAGCAGCATCATCACGATGCTTGACGAGGGAAAAAGCTTCTACCAGGCGCTGGAGCGGCAAAACATCCTGGCCCTGCCGGAGTTCTACAAACAGTCCATCCGCGTCTCCGAAGAGAGCGGGATCTTGCAGGAGGTCCTGCTGGAGATGGCGATCTTCCTCAAAGAGCAGGACCGCATCAGCAAGCAGATCAAGAGCGCTTTCGCCTATCCGTCGTTTATCATCGTCGTCTCGATCTTCATGGTAGCGTTCATGATCACCTTCGTCGTTCCGAAGATCACCGGGATCTTCGACCAGCTCGACCAGGAGCTGCCGCCGGTCACGCAGTTCGTCATTGCAACGGGGGATTTCTTCACCGCCCACTGGATCGGGCTCGTGGTGGGGATCGTGGCGCTGATCGGGCTCTTCGCCTCGGCGATGAAGTACAACCGCCCTTTCCGGTTCGGCGTGCATCTGCTGCAGCTGAAGCTCCCCTTTTTCGGGCAGGTCGTCCAGACCTCGGAGCTGGGGCGCTTCTCCTATATCGCGTCGGTGCTGATCCGTTCGGGGGTGCCCTTCGCGCAGACGATCAACCTCTCGGCAAACGTCCTGCACAACCAGGTGCTCCAGCGCAAGTTCGCCGGCGCTTCGGACCGGGTCGTCGAAGGTTCAAAGCTTTCCAATGCGCTGCTGCGTGAGGGGTTTGAGATCGATCCCTCTTTTGCCCAGGCGATCGCGCTGGGGGAGGAGACGAGTGAGGTGACGGCGATCCTGCAGAACCTCTCCGAGCTCTATTTCGAGGAGAACAAGGACAAGATCGGGCTTTTCCTCTCCCTGCTGGAACCGATGCTGATGCTGCTGGTAGGGGGGGTGATCGGCTTCATCGTCACGGCGATGCTGCTGCCGATCTTCTCGATGAATATCAGCTAG